One genomic window of Polyangiaceae bacterium includes the following:
- a CDS encoding glycoside hydrolase family 15 protein, whose product MKHALIGNCSYQALIDDRGAVSWLCWPRFDSSFVFGSLLDSKRGGEFSVQPRESEFQTEQDYLPNTNILRTVFSSESGRFELIDFAPRYKQYDRSFKPNMLVRRLRPLDGRPSVKVACHPVYDYGEKVPASYVASNHVQWQVDGGPLRLTTNVPLAYLLEERPFLLTQETYVVLTWGNPLEAALEETCETFFSRTRKYWETWVKHTNLPGIFQREVIRSALALKLHQYEDTGAITAATTTSIPEHAGSGRNWDYRYCWLRDTYFTLHAMRRLGHFEEMERFVSFAHNIAEGTAALQPVYGISGESRLSERTLDHLAGYKDDNQPVRVGNAAYLQVQNDVYGEIIAAIAPQFLDLRFDTQGNHEHRAALVHRLLGYIEHTMELPDAGIWEYRAEPEVHTFPLLFHWIGAALSARIGKSIADPALEGRALGLVARARSIIEEQCYRPELGFYAESTSPSNNNADASLFMMVNMGYLKRGDARAERHVRELYKRLSVDRYLMKRYNHFDGIGETLSTFTVCGFWAAEALARLGYREEAIEACEQLIKHANHVGLFSEDIDPQNGEQWGNFPQTYSHVGLINAAFAIRQSALDLLA is encoded by the coding sequence GTGAAACACGCACTGATCGGCAATTGCTCTTATCAAGCCTTGATCGACGATCGCGGCGCCGTCAGCTGGCTTTGCTGGCCGCGCTTCGACTCGAGCTTCGTGTTCGGTTCACTGCTCGACTCGAAACGTGGCGGCGAGTTCAGCGTCCAACCGCGCGAGAGCGAGTTTCAAACGGAGCAAGACTACCTGCCGAACACCAACATCCTGCGCACGGTGTTCAGCTCGGAGTCGGGTCGTTTCGAGCTGATCGACTTCGCGCCGCGCTACAAGCAGTACGATCGCTCCTTCAAGCCAAACATGCTGGTGAGGCGCCTGCGTCCGTTGGACGGTCGCCCCAGTGTGAAGGTCGCGTGCCACCCCGTCTACGACTATGGCGAAAAGGTTCCGGCGTCCTACGTCGCGAGCAACCACGTGCAGTGGCAAGTGGACGGTGGGCCGCTACGCCTGACGACGAACGTGCCCCTCGCCTACCTGCTCGAGGAGCGCCCCTTCCTGCTCACTCAAGAAACGTATGTGGTTTTGACCTGGGGCAACCCCCTCGAGGCCGCGCTGGAGGAAACCTGCGAGACGTTTTTCTCGCGCACTCGCAAGTACTGGGAGACCTGGGTCAAACACACCAACTTGCCCGGTATCTTCCAACGCGAGGTGATCCGTTCAGCACTCGCGCTGAAGCTCCACCAGTACGAAGACACGGGCGCGATCACCGCGGCCACCACCACCAGCATCCCGGAGCACGCGGGCTCTGGGCGAAACTGGGACTACCGCTACTGCTGGCTGCGGGACACCTACTTCACGCTGCACGCGATGCGGCGGCTAGGGCACTTCGAGGAGATGGAGCGCTTCGTTTCCTTCGCCCACAACATCGCGGAAGGCACCGCCGCGCTCCAGCCGGTCTACGGCATCAGCGGGGAGTCTCGGCTCTCGGAGCGCACGCTGGATCACCTCGCCGGCTACAAGGACGACAACCAGCCTGTGCGGGTCGGCAACGCCGCCTACCTGCAAGTGCAGAACGACGTCTACGGCGAGATCATCGCCGCCATCGCGCCCCAGTTTTTGGACCTACGCTTCGACACCCAGGGCAACCACGAGCACCGCGCGGCTCTGGTGCACCGCTTGCTCGGCTACATCGAACACACGATGGAGCTCCCCGATGCGGGCATCTGGGAGTACCGTGCGGAACCTGAAGTTCATACGTTCCCATTGCTTTTCCACTGGATTGGCGCCGCACTGTCAGCACGCATCGGCAAATCGATCGCCGATCCGGCGCTCGAAGGTCGCGCCCTGGGCCTGGTGGCTCGAGCCCGTAGCATCATCGAAGAGCAGTGCTACCGCCCGGAGCTCGGCTTCTACGCCGAGAGCACCAGCCCCTCGAACAACAACGCCGATGCCTCGCTCTTCATGATGGTCAACATGGGCTACCTGAAGCGCGGCGACGCGCGCGCCGAGCGCCACGTACGGGAGCTCTACAAGCGGCTCAGCGTCGATCGCTACCTGATGAAGCGCTACAATCACTTCGACGGCATCGGCGAGACGCTCAGCACCTTCACGGTTTGTGGCTTCTGGGCCGCCGAGGCTCTAGCCAGGCTTGGTTACCGCGAGGAAGCAATTGAAGCTTGCGAGCAGCTGATCAAGCACGCGAACCACGTCGGCCTGTTCAGCGAAGACATCGACCCACAAAACGGCGAGCAGTGGGGCAACTTCCCTCAGACTTATTCCCACGTGGGACTCATCAACGCCGCCTTCGCCATCCGCCAAAGCGCCCTCGACCTCCTCGCCTGA